The DNA region CGACTATGAGGAGACAGTCCGCGCCGGCGGCCGCGGCTTCGGAAAAGAACCGGTCTACTCCACGCCGGTAGACGATGTTGTAGTAGGTGAAGAGGACGAGGGGGAGATCGGGTGCATAATCGCGGAGCCTCCTGAGAAGGAGAAAGACGTCTACAGGTCTGGTCCCGGCCCGCAGAGCGCGGTGGTGCGCCCGCTCGATCACCGGGCCGTCGGCAACCGGGTCGGAGTAAGGTACAGCGATCTCAAGCATATCCGCTCCCGCGTCGATCATGGCCGTTGCCGCGCTGAACGATCTCTCCATATCAGGGTCACCGGCAACGGTAAACCCGATGAAGACCGGGCCGCCCCTGGCAAAGACCCTCTCGATCCGGCTCATTCCAGACCTCCGTGATGCTTCGCGACCTCGACGACATCCTTGTCGCCCCTCCCCGAGAGGTTGATTACCAGGATCCCGTCACGGTCAAGTTCATCCGCCGCGCGGAGGGCAAAGGCGACGGCGTGGGCCGACTCGAGCGCCGGGATGATGCCCTCCGTGCGGGAGAGGCAGCTGAGGGCCTGGAGCGCTTCGGTATCGGTGGCCATCTCATACCTGATCCGGCCGGAATCCTTCAGCATGGCGTGTTCCGGGCCGACGGCAGGATGGTCGAGCCCGGCGGCGATCGAGTGCGTCTCAAGGGTCTGGCCGTCGTCGTCCTGTAGCAGGTAGGAGAGAGAGCCCTGGAAGACCCCGACCGAACCCCGCGAGAGAGAAGCGCCGTGCCTGCAGGACTCCGGCCCCTCGCCGCCGGCCTCCACGCCCACGAGAGCCACGTCGGCATCACCCACAAACGGGTAGAATATACCGATTGCGTTCGATCCCCCGCCGACACAGGCAACTATCATGTCCGGGAGGCTTCCCTCCCGCTCAAGGATCTGCCGCCGCGTCTCCTCGCCGATGACCGACTGGAAGTCCCTGACGATCCGGGGGAATGGGTGCGGGCCGACACAGGAGCCGAGCAGATAGTGGGTGTCCCGGAGGTTTGCCACCCAGTCCCGCATCGCCGCGTTGATGGCGTCTTTGAGCGTCCGCGTCCCCGAGGTGACAGGGATGACCCTGGCGCCAAGGAGTTCCATCCGAAAGACGTTTAGCGCCTGGCGCCGGGTATCCACCTCCCCCATGTAGACCTCCACGGGAAGCCCAAGGACTGCCCCCGCGATCGCGGTCGCGACACCGTGCTGCCCGGCGCCGGTCTCGGCGATGAGCCGTCTCTTCCCCATGTACTTTGCCATCAGCCCCTGACCCAGGGTGTTGTTCAGTTTGTGCGCACCCCCATGGAGGAGGTCCTCCCGTTTCAGGTAGACCCGGCAACCCAGGTCACGGGAGAGGTTCTCGCAGAATGTGAGCGGTGTCTCCCGGCCGGCGTACTCGTGAAGATACCAGGAGAGCCGGCTGGAGAAATCCGGGTCATCCCGCACCCTGGTGTAGGTCTCCTCAAGTTCGATCAGCGCACTCATCAGCGTCTCGGGCACGTACTGCCCACCGTATATACCGTATCGTCCTGCTTTCATGGATCCATCATCCTGCATACCTTTACAAACGCACGCACAAGCCGCCCGTCCTTCAGACCCGGCATCGCCTCGACACCTGAACAAACATCGACGGCATACGGCCGCACCGCCCGGACGGCCGCGGCCACGTTCCCCGGGTTGAGGCCGCCCGCCAGGATTACAGGGACGCTGGAGGAGACCACGCAACGCCGGGCATAATCGGGGTCAAACGCCCGCCCTCTGCCGTGGCTTGCATCGATGATCACAGCGTCGCAGTCGTCCCGCAGAGGGTCGCCGGGAGCAAGCATCCTGATGACCCGGAGACCCGCACGGGAGGGCACCTCCAGGTCAGCCGGCACCTGGACCGCGTCCGGCCGTAAAGAGAGGATGGCCGGGAGGTCTTCCGGTCTTCCGATCGATGAAACGGCGACGGTGGTCACAGACGGCGGGACCGCCGCAAATATCTCGCGAGCCTCTTCCGGTCTCACAGACCTGGGGGAGGGGCTTGCAAGCACCACGCCGATCGCGTCGGCCCCGGCCTCAACGGCGAGGAGTGCGTCGCGAACGTTCGTCATCCCGCAGATCTTTACGCGAATACAAACCCCTCCAGCCGTTTCTGGCGATCTTTTGCCGACATCAGTGCCGAACCGATCAGGAAGGCGTCACAGTGCCGCGATAGACGCCTGACATCGTAGGGCCAGGCGATCCCGCTCTCAGAGACCACGATCCTCCCGGCATCCCGGGCCACCCCCGCCAGGCGGACGGTCGTCGAGAGATCGATCGTCATCGTCTCCAGGTTGCGGTTGTTGATCCCGATCAGGTTTGCACCTGTCGCAAGAGCACGCTCCATCTCGTCCCGGTTGTGAACCTCAACAAGCGGCTCAAGCCCGATCTCAAACGCCGCCTCGACGAACGCAGAGAGCTGATCGCCGAGCAGACGGGCTATCAGGAGGACAGCGTCGGCGCCGAACGCCCGGGTCTCGGCGACCTGGCGTTCGTCGATGATGAAGTCCTTGCGAAGGATGGGGAGGGAGACCGCCCCACGCACCCGGGCAAGGTTCTCGATACTCCCCCCGAAGTAGTTGGGTTCGGTGAGTACCGAGAGCGCTACAGCTCCGGCATCGGCAAACTCCCGGGCGATCGCCGCCGGTGTGGCGCCGTCATGGATCCTGCCGCGGGAGGGGGAGGCGTACTTCACCTCGGCGATGATCGCGTGCCGCTCCCGGCAGGAAAGAATGGCCGCTTCAAGGCTCCGGTGAGGCATTCCTCCGGTCTCGGCGGCCTTCGTCTGGTCAAGACCCGCCAGCCGCTCACCTGCCGCACGGACGATCTCATCGAGTATCATGCCCCACCTCCGCTCACCCTGGCAAGCCTGTGGAGCCGGTCAAGCGCCGCCCCTGAGTCGATCGACGCCTCCGCGCACTCGATGCCTCCGGCAAGGTCATCGGCTTTCCCGCCGATGTAGATCGCCGCCCCGGCGTTGAGGAGGACGATATCCCGTGCCGGGCCGTCTTCACCGGCGAGGACCGATAGGAGGATCCTGGCGTTCTCCTCCGGGCTGCCACCCCTGATGACGGCAGGCGGCGAGCGCGGGATACCGAACTCTGTGCAGTCAAGCGTATACGAGACCACCTCCCCGTCATGGAGTTCCGCAACCGTCGTCTCCCCGGTCGTGGTGATCTCATCGAGCCCTGCACCGTGGACCACCATTGCCCGCCGGACGCCGAGATCGCCGAGAACCCGGGCAAGCGGGACGACAAGATGGGGGTTGTAGACCCCCAGGAGCTGACCTGCCGCCCCCGCCGGGTTGGTGAGCGGCCCAAGGAGGTTGAATACCGTCCTGATCCCGATCTCCTGGCGGGCCGCCCTGGCATACTGCATCGCCGGGTGGTAGGCGGGGGCGAAGAGGAAGGCGATCCCGGCAGCAGAGAGGACGGCCGCCACCCGGTCGGGCGGGATCGCTACGGCGACGCCGAGCGCCTCGAGAACGTCGGCCGAACCGCATCTGCTCGACACCCCCCGGTTCCCGTGCTTCACGATGGGAACGCCCGCCCCTGCCGCCACAAAAGCGGCCGTGGTGCTTATGTTAAACGTCCCCGCGCCGTCACCCCCCGTCCCGCAGGTATCCACCCGCATCCCTGCGTCGGGGAGAGGGACAGGGACAGCCGACGCCCGCATCACCCGGGCAAATGCTGCGATCTCAGCAACGGTCTCCCCCTTCATCCTTAGCGCTGTCAGGAAACCTCCGATCTGGGCAGGAGTCGCGGCGCCGCGCATGATCTCCTCCATCACTCCTTCCGCCTCGACAGCGGTGAGGTCGCTGCCCGAGGATACACGGGCGATCGCCTCGCGGATCATGCTGCACCGCCTCTGCCGGAGAGGAAGTTTGCAATCAGCCTGTCCCCATCGGGGGTGAGGATACTCTCCGGGTGGAACTGCACCCCCTCGATCGGGAACTCACGGTGCCGGACACCCATGATCGCCCCATCGTCGTCGCTTCTTGCCGTCACTTCGAGGCAGTCGGGGACGGTCTCGGGGTCGATCAGGAGCGAGTGGTAACGGGTAGCGATGATCGGGTCGGGCACCCCTTCGTAGATCCCGGCACCGTCGTGGTGGATGACCGACCGCTTTCCATGCATCAACCGCTCTGCCCGGACCACATTTGCGCCGAATGCAAGCCCGATCGCCTGGTGGCCGAGACAGACCCCGAGCGTTGGGACAATCCTGCTGATAGTCTCGATGACCTCACGGTAGAGGGTACACTCGCCCGGGTGCCCCGGCCCTGGCGAGAGGACGACGCGATCGAATCTCAGCGACCTGATCAGCGCAAACGGGGTGTCGCTCTTCACCACGACCGGTTCGGCCCCGAGCACCCCGATCTGCTGGCAGAGGTTGAAGGTGAAACTGTCGTAGGCATCGATCACAAGCACCCGCATCAGTCCACCTCCTCCTCTCTGCCGAGCGCCGCAAGCATCGCCCTGGCCTTGCTACCGGTCTCGGCAAACTCGCGACCGGGTTCGGAATCAGCCACGATCCCGGCACCAACCTGGACGGAAGCGATCCCGTCCTGCACGATGACCGTCCGGATGGTTATCGCGAGATCCATCGTGCCGGAGAACGCGATATACCCGAGAGCACCTGCGTAGATCCCGCGCCGGAACCCTTCCACCTCACCTATGATCTGCATCGCCCTGACCTTCGGGGCGCCCGAGACGGTTCCCGCCGGGAAACATGACCGGAGCGCGTCGAACCGGTCGTAGCCCTCCCGGAGCCTCCCAGAGACGGTCGAGACGATGTGCTGAACGTGCGAGAACCGTTCGATACCCATGAAATCGGTCACCGAGACGCTCCCATAGGCCGAGACCGCCCCGATATCGTTCCTCGCCAGGTCGACGAGCATGACATGCTCTGCACGTTCCTTCTCGTCCGCCAGGAGTTCAGCCGCGAGCTGGTCGTCCTCCGCCTCTGTCCGTCCCCGGGGCCGGGTGCCGGCGATGGGGACGGTCGTCACACGGCCGTCCTCCACCCGCAGCAGCATCTCGGGACTGCTCCCGGCAACCACCAGGTCGCCGAAGTCCAGGAAGTAGGTGTAGGGAGCGGGATTCTTCTCCCGGAGTCTCCGGTAGACCCCGAACGGTTCGCCCTCGAACCGGCAGGCAAGCCGCCTGGAGAGAACGGCCTGGAATATGTCGCCTGCCGCGATATGCTCCTTGATCCTTAAAACAGCGTTTGAGAACTCTTCCCGGGTGCAGGACGACGTCACGGCACCGGCACTGAACGCCTCGACGGGAGAGGATGGGGGAAGGTGGCAGAGCCCTGTGATCCGGTTCTTTATAGCCGTCAGGGCGCGGAGGTACTCCTCCTCCAGGTCGGATTCATCGGTGAGGAGGAGGTTCTCGATCACCGCAAGTCGACCCCGCCGGTGGTCGAGCGCGAGGCAGTCCTGCGCCAGCATGAACCGGGCGACCGGGTCTGTGGTCTCCTCCACACAGCGGACGGGGTGTATAGACGATACCAGGTCGTAGGAGAAGTAGCCGGTAAGCCCGCCGGAGAACCGCGGTAACGTGGACGGCACGACCCGGAACCGTTCCATGAACTGGCGGACGGCATCGACCGGGTCTTCGGCCTCGATTCCGGCGGCAACCTCGCGGATACAGGGATCGCCGGAGACCGTCAGCGCCCCGTCCGGGGCGACGGCGATCATCGCGGTTGGAGCGGTGCAGATAAAAGAGTAGCGAGCGATCTTCTCGCTCCCCTCGATCGACTCCAGCAGGAACCCGGGGCCGTCCCGGAGGGACGCATAGATATCTGCCGGAGAAGAGGGAGGGAGTGGAACCTCAAGAAATACCGGGACTACGAGAGGCCGGTCGGTCGCGGCCTCCATGAATCCCTGGATTGGGGTCAGCTCTCTTCGAGCGCAGTCCAGTCCACCGGCATCACCCCCTCACCGGCAGCCTGGAGAGAGACTCTTTGACCAACTCGAGGGGGTATTCGTAGTCGGGAAGCTTTCCCGCAAGGTAGGCCTCGTAAGAGGAGAAATCGAAATTACCGTGCCCGGAGTTGTTAAAGAGTATAACCTTCTCTTCACCAGTCTTACGGCAGAGGAGCGCCTGGTCGATCGCGGCCTTAACCGCGTGGGCGGCCTCGGGCGCGACAATGATGCCCTCCGTCCGGGCGAAGGTCAAGGCTGCCTCAAAGACCTCGTTCTGATGGTAGGCGACCGGCCTGACCACCCCGTCGTGGACGAGCCTCGATACCAGGGGAGATGCCCCGTGATAGCGGAGCCCTCCAGCGTGGATCGCCGGCGGGATGAAGTCGTGCCCGAGAGTGAACATCCGCAGGAGCGGTGTCAGCCCTGCGACATCCCCGAAGTCGTAGGTGTATAACCCCTTTGTCAGGGTCGGGCAGGCGGCGGGCTCAACCGCAATGAGTTCGGTATCCGGGTGCTTTCCGGTCAACTTCGCGCCCGCAAACGGGAAGGTGAGCCCCGCATAGTTGCTCCCCCCGCCGACACAGCCGATCACCACATCCGGGTAATCGTCTGCAATCGCAACCTGCTCTTCTGCCTCCTGGCCGATGACCGTCTGGTGGAGACAGACATGATTGAGGACGGAACCAAGCGAGTAGTTGGTGTTATCGTGGTTCGCGGCGTCCTCAACCGCCTCGGATATGGCGATACCGAGGGAGCCCGGTGTCTCCGGGTCGTGGGCAAGCACCGCTCTGCCGGCCTGCGTCCTATCAGAGGGACTCGGGATGCACTCGGCACCGTAGACCTGCATCATGCTCTTGCGATAGGGTTTCTGGTCGTAGGAGGCCCGGACCATGTAGACGGTGCAATCCATATCGAAGAGGCTCGTTGCGAACGCAAGTGCAGAACCCCACTGCCCCGCCCCGGTCTCGGTTGCAAGCCGCTCGATCCCCTCCTCCCGGTTGTAATAGGCCTGGGCTATGGCGGTATTGGGCTTGTGCGAGCCCGGCGGGCTCACACCCTCCCACTTGTAGTAGATCTTCGCCGGCGTCTTCAAGGCCGCCTCAAGCCTTCTTGCACGGTAGAGGGGGCTTGGCCTCCAGAGGGTGAGGATATCCCGGACCTCGCCAGGGATATCGATGTAGCGCTCCGTGCTCATCTCCTGCCGGATCAGCTCCATGGGAAAGATGTGACGGAGGTCATCCGGCGTCGCCGGTTTTCCCGTCACCGGGTGAAGGGGCGGATCCATTGGTGTCGGGAGATCCGCCTGGATGTTGTACCACCGCTTTGGCATCTCCCCCTCGTCAAGGAGGATCTTGGTCTGCATAGATCAACGTGTTCTTTGCACACATATATACATTATTATCCACTGTTGATCTGTGATGATCTGATTATCCTGAAAACCAGTCAGAAGACAGAGGAATGGCCTATACCCATTCCACCACCGGGCAACGATCTGCCTTCTTCACCCACAACACGATGGTCCTCCCCTCAGCATCGTTAGCGCAGCGATCGAACACGGCCTGAACGGGACAGACCACCCCGCTAGAGTCATCCTCGCTAGGTGCGTGGGCTACGGCACCGATCCAGGCGCTCTGCCTTCTTTCACCGGTCACAATGGCCACGAAGGGGTGCGCCACGGGCGATCGACGATCCCCTCAAACCTTTCCGTGACGATATCAATCGGGAAAAAGAGCGGTGTATAGGCCTGGGCACTCACTCGTAGCGCAACGCCTCGATCGGGTTTAAGTGCGCCGCCTTCCAGGCCGGATAGAGGCCGGAGGCCACACTTGTGAAGACCCCGAACGCCATCCCGAAGAAGATGTAGACGAGGCTTTTTGGATGGAAGAGGTAATCGGGGTTTCCGACAAAGACCGCAGTCGTCACATACCCCGCGCAGAAACTGAGCACCCCGCCTATGACGGCACCCACAAACCCCAGGATGAGCGCCTCGTAGATGAACATCCGCATCACCTCCTTCCGCCGGGTGCCGATGCTTCGCAGGATGCCGATCTCCTTCGTCCGCTCGGTGACCGACATCAGCATCACGTTGAGGATCGAGACACCGGCTACGACGAGCGATACCGCGCCGATCCCGGCTAAAAAGACGGTGATGGCATCTGTAGCCGCAAAGATGCTCTCCAGGATCCCCCGCGTATCCATGACGTTGACGACATCCTCACGACGGTTCATCTTCTGCTCGATTGCCTCTTTGACCGCGTCCAGGTCGTTAATATCCCGGACCTTCACGATCACCTGGTCGTAATCTTCCTCATCATAGTGGTTCGAGTACCAGGAGTAGGGCACGATGATGGAGTAGTCCGGGTTGATATCAAACCCGAGCCCCCGCTCCTTGAGCACCCCAACGACACGGAGGGTATCGCCGCCGATCCTGGCCCTGGCGCCGAGTTTCAGACCGTTCTCCCGGCTGTTTGCGGCAACCTGGCTTCCTATCATGCATCCACCGCCTGTATCACGGGGGTAATTCCCCGATTCTTTCTCGAGGAGGAGGGGGATATCCTCGGCGGGGATGGCATAGATCATCACCACACTCTCTTTTTCACCCACAGTGACCTTATCGGCGGTGGTCGAGAAGGGTATGACCACGTTGGACCCGACCGCCCTGGTTATATCGCTCACCTGCCGATCGGTGAGTTTTCCGCCGCCAACGCCTGCCGCCGGCGAGACGATCAGGGTGTCGCCGACATCGGTGACCATCTCGCTGAACATCAGACCGATGCTGTTGCCCATGATCCCCAGGGTGGCGATAGCGATGACGCCGATAACGATCCCGATTACCGCAAGCGACGACCTGAGCCAGTGACGCCTGATGTTCCGAACGGCGAGATCAAAGAAGGTCATGCCACCACCTTCCCGTCCTCGAGGTGGATCGTCCGGTCGGCATACTCGGTCATCCGGATGTCATGGGTGACCATGACGACGGTCTTACCCTCCTCGCGGTTCATCCGGGAGAGTAGATCCATGATCGCGGTTCCTGTCTTCGAGTCAAGGTTCCCGGTCGGTTCGTCGCAGAGGAGAAAGTCAGGGTCGTTGACGAGAGCACGGGCGATCGCCGCGCGCTGCTGCTGCCCTCCAGAGAGTTCACCCGGTTTGTGGCTGAAGTGGGTCGCTGCGATCCCGACCGCCGTCAGAACCTCTTCTGCCCGTTTCCTGGCACCGTTCTGCCGTCCTTTCAGGATGAGCGGGTACTCGACGTTTTCCACGACCGAAAGAAGCGGGATCAGGTTGAACTGCTGGAAGACGAACCCGATATGGTCACGCCGCAGCAACGTCAGGTCGTCGTCGTCCATCCTGCTGATCTTTCTCCCGGCGATGGTGACCTCGCCCGAGGTCGGGACGTCGAGCGAACCCATGATGTTCAGGAGGGTCGACTTCCCCGACCCCGAGGGGCCCATGATGAGGACGAACTCACCCTCCTCAATGGCGATATCGACACCGTCAAGCGCCACCACGTCGCCCGCCGGGAGGGGATAAACCTTGGTGACGTTCTCGAAACTTATGACCGGCATCGTCGTTACGTCCGCTTCCAGGAGTGGTAGATTGCCCCCGCGACGCCGAGCGCGATCAGGAGGACGACCACAGCCCCGAGGACAGGGAACCCGCCGCTCTCCTGCTCCTTAACCGGTGCCACCGTGCCGCCGCCAAGCCCGACCGTTCTCGTGCTGGTGTAGAGGTTTCCATCGTCGTCCCGGTACTCGACGACCAGCGGGACATCCTCCACAGCAGCATCGACCCGAAGCGTCACCTCAAACGATGATATATCGTCGGGATCGAGTGTCCCGACAACGTAGACACGGAACGGGTCGATCGGGATCGCAGGCGAGGCCGGGGCGATCATCACCGACCGTGCCGACTCGAGGCCGGCGTTCATGACATCGCCCACGATCCGGTAACCGCCGCTGATAGGCGTGACCTCGACGTTGGTGATGACCGGGTTGGCCCGTTTCTTGTCCTCGCCAAACGTGACCGGCAGCACCAGGTCAGTTGTGTGGGTGTTTATCCCGTTGCGCCAGACCACCCGGAACGTGACGTCCGTCTCCGTCTCCGGCGTCAGGTTGAAGGTGACGGTTCCTGAAGCGTCAGGCTCCAGCCCGCCGACAAAACCACTGGTGGGGGTGACGGAAAAACCCGTCCCCTCCGGAACCACCTGGACACCGGAGACAGCGTTCGGCCGGGGGTTGCCGACCATGAGAGTGATCCCGGCTGTCCGGCCTTCGGAAAAGGCATCCGGCTTTTTAACCATGGAGATGCTGAGCGGGGTGTCCTCGACCTGGATCAGGACAGGGTTGCGTAAACTGCCACCGTCGCGGAAGTCAAGGACGAAAGTGGGATAAAACGTCCCTTCCCCGGCGTCAGCCCGGACGGTGAAGGTGAACGACCTGGTGTTCCCTCCACCGATCTCCCCGACCGCCAGGTAGGGGTCGGTTGTTGGCACAACTCCTTTGCCGTAGAGCCTGGCACTCTGGATCGCGACCGGGTCGGCACCGTTGTTCTGGACAACGATCGTGAGCGTCCCGGTATCCCCACTCATCATGACCGGCGGATCGAGGGAGGAGGAGACGACGGCGATATCCGCAGTGGCGGCCGCGACAGGTGAAGCCAGTGCCAGTGCGACAGAGAGTGCCAGTATGAAAATGTAGAGATCTTTCATCTTACAGCCATCCAGCAAGGGTTATTACCGTATAGAGGATGTAGACGCCCACGGGTATCCCGACGGTGAGGGCCGCATCCCTTGTCGACAGGTTCCTCGCGTATTTCATGCCGAAGATCCAGATGTTTGCACTCCAGATCACGAAGAGGATACTCACGATACCTGCAACCTGCGCCAGTGGGTCGGTTGTAAGAACGGTCACCAGGTTCTCGGAGAATGCCGCAATCTCTTCAGCACTGCTCATGACCGGGACAGTCAGACCTGAGAGGAGGAGGTATGAAAAGATCGACCCGATTATGCCACCAAAGACCTGAGGGAGGAGTCCATAACCCGTGACCTCCAGCGTCCGATTGAGTGAACCCTGACCCTTGAAGGCCATGGAGATGATATGAAAGATAAAACCATATATGATCCAGGCCAGGAATCCGCCTATGAAGGCAATGGCGACGAAGAACGCCACCATGAGCCATCCGAGCCCTTTCGTCTCGGCGGGCAGCATGGCAACGGTTATATCAGCCATCATTAAGGCCGAGACCGCACCGATAAGCCCGCAGACAAGCGCTATAAGCGCCGGCACCTTAAGGCTCGGGTCTTTCTGCATGCGGGACTCAAAGAACCGCCCGGGATTGAGCAGCACCTGAAGAAAACCTGTTTCCATTTCACCACACCTTTATAATTCTGCCCTAACTAAGGCGATAAACCTTTGCCGGGCGACAGGAATCTCGACCCCTCTATCTCCGGTTTCAACGGCGAGGCCAAACTTTTTGTGGTTCTTTCGGGGAGACCCGCTGCCAGACGCCATCGGTTCACGCGCTGTCTGCATATGACGTTGTGTTAGAAAAATATAACTTTTGCCCTCACCGTTGCTACAGGTGACCGAGTTCCTTCAAACTCGCATACCCGTTCTTTGTGACGATGATGTGGTCGAGCACCCGGATACCCAGGATTGACCCGGCCTCGGCAAGCTGCCGCGTGATACCGAGATCCTGCGTGGAGGGCTCGAGGCTGCCTGAAGGATGGTTGTGGACCAGGATGACGGAAGCCGCACGGTCGGTGATAGCATCAACAAATACCTCCCGGGGGTGGACCAGACTCTGGTTCAGGATCCCGATCGTGACGACCCGGCGTTCGATCACCTCACCGGCGCCGTTGAGGGTGATGCAGATGAAGTACTCCTGCTTCTTGCCCCGCCACTCCGCAACAAGCGGGAGGATATCCTCAGGAGATAGGACACGCTGCCCCGCAACCCCATCGCCCGCAAGATAGCGACGCCCGAGCTCAAAACAGGCCATAATCTCACAGGCCTTCGCCGAACCTATACCCTCTATCTCCAGCAGATCGCTATAGGACGGGGTGCCGCCGGCATCCTTCAGATAATTCCTGACATCGTTTGCAACCTGCCAGACATCCCGCTCCTTTGTGCCGCGCCCGAGGAGGAGGGCAATCAGCTCAGCGTCGTTGAGCGCTTGCGGGCCCCGACTGGCCAGTTTCTCTCGCGGGCGGTCGTGGTTTGGGGTATCACGCATCCTCTTTCTCATGCTTACACTGCCGGATCGGGGTTCTTCTGTAACCTGATCTGGATGAAGGAGCATGTATATGTTGCCAAATGATGCGGTGGACGGCTCATCTCCGATCCCAGCTGCGGGGGGATCTCGCCGTCCCGGATCTGGGGAGCAAACGGGTTCTACCGAAATCCTTTTCAAGCGGTGTTCGATAATCCATCAGCAGGATGGAACTTCCCTGGAAGAGTGTCGAGGCCTGGTGCAGGAAGGGGCGCGCATACACTAGGGAGGGGCAGTACAACCGGGCGGTCGAGTGCTACGATAAAGCGATCCGCCAGGACAGTGATAGGGCCGTCCTCTGGTACTACAAGGGAGTTGCCCTGGCTGCAGCCGGGCGAGACCGGGAAGCGGCAGAGTGTTTCGACCAGGCCATCAGAATCGACCCGACCTGCGCCAGGTTCTGGCAGGCCAGGGGACGGGCGATGTACGACCTCGGGGAGTACGGCGAAGCGGCAGGTTCTTCCGAACAGGCGGTGAAACTCGCACCTGACTGCACCGACGCCTGGCTCATCCGCGGCCATGCCCTGCGAAGGATCGGCCGGACACTCGAGGCGATCGAGTGCTACGACCGGGTTGTAAAGATCGAACCCGACCGTGTTGAGGCCTGGCTTGCCCGTGGAACCGCGCTTGCTTCCGAACGCCGCTACGATGCGGCGCTTGACTGCTATGATCGCGTCCTCACGCTCGATCCAGGTAACGTAAACGCATGGTATGCAAAAGGGACGATCCAGATCCTCCTCTTCCGCTACGAAGACGCGATCATCTCATTCGACCGGGCCGTTTCCGCCAGCCCTGGGCACGCGGACGCCTGGTATGCTCGGGGCTGCACGTTTGCAGCCCTCCATCGCTACGAAGGGGCAATCGCCTCCTTTGATCGCGCACTCAGCATCCGGCCCGATGATGAGGAGGCATGGTATA from Methanoculleus receptaculi includes:
- a CDS encoding ABC transporter permease, producing the protein MTFFDLAVRNIRRHWLRSSLAVIGIVIGVIAIATLGIMGNSIGLMFSEMVTDVGDTLIVSPAAGVGGGKLTDRQVSDITRAVGSNVVIPFSTTADKVTVGEKESVVMIYAIPAEDIPLLLEKESGNYPRDTGGGCMIGSQVAANSRENGLKLGARARIGGDTLRVVGVLKERGLGFDINPDYSIIVPYSWYSNHYDEEDYDQVIVKVRDINDLDAVKEAIEQKMNRREDVVNVMDTRGILESIFAATDAITVFLAGIGAVSLVVAGVSILNVMLMSVTERTKEIGILRSIGTRRKEVMRMFIYEALILGFVGAVIGGVLSFCAGYVTTAVFVGNPDYLFHPKSLVYIFFGMAFGVFTSVASGLYPAWKAAHLNPIEALRYE
- a CDS encoding ABC transporter ATP-binding protein, which codes for MPVISFENVTKVYPLPAGDVVALDGVDIAIEEGEFVLIMGPSGSGKSTLLNIMGSLDVPTSGEVTIAGRKISRMDDDDLTLLRRDHIGFVFQQFNLIPLLSVVENVEYPLILKGRQNGARKRAEEVLTAVGIAATHFSHKPGELSGGQQQRAAIARALVNDPDFLLCDEPTGNLDSKTGTAIMDLLSRMNREEGKTVVMVTHDIRMTEYADRTIHLEDGKVVA
- a CDS encoding COG1361 S-layer family protein — protein: MKDLYIFILALSVALALASPVAAATADIAVVSSSLDPPVMMSGDTGTLTIVVQNNGADPVAIQSARLYGKGVVPTTDPYLAVGEIGGGNTRSFTFTVRADAGEGTFYPTFVLDFRDGGSLRNPVLIQVEDTPLSISMVKKPDAFSEGRTAGITLMVGNPRPNAVSGVQVVPEGTGFSVTPTSGFVGGLEPDASGTVTFNLTPETETDVTFRVVWRNGINTHTTDLVLPVTFGEDKKRANPVITNVEVTPISGGYRIVGDVMNAGLESARSVMIAPASPAIPIDPFRVYVVGTLDPDDISSFEVTLRVDAAVEDVPLVVEYRDDDGNLYTSTRTVGLGGGTVAPVKEQESGGFPVLGAVVVLLIALGVAGAIYHSWKRT
- a CDS encoding YIP1 family protein, with product METGFLQVLLNPGRFFESRMQKDPSLKVPALIALVCGLIGAVSALMMADITVAMLPAETKGLGWLMVAFFVAIAFIGGFLAWIIYGFIFHIISMAFKGQGSLNRTLEVTGYGLLPQVFGGIIGSIFSYLLLSGLTVPVMSSAEEIAAFSENLVTVLTTDPLAQVAGIVSILFVIWSANIWIFGMKYARNLSTRDAALTVGIPVGVYILYTVITLAGWL
- the radC gene encoding RadC family protein — protein: MRKRMRDTPNHDRPREKLASRGPQALNDAELIALLLGRGTKERDVWQVANDVRNYLKDAGGTPSYSDLLEIEGIGSAKACEIMACFELGRRYLAGDGVAGQRVLSPEDILPLVAEWRGKKQEYFICITLNGAGEVIERRVVTIGILNQSLVHPREVFVDAITDRAASVILVHNHPSGSLEPSTQDLGITRQLAEAGSILGIRVLDHIIVTKNGYASLKELGHL